The Sus scrofa isolate TJ Tabasco breed Duroc chromosome X, Sscrofa11.1, whole genome shotgun sequence genome has a segment encoding these proteins:
- the CMC4 gene encoding cx9C motif-containing protein 4, whose amino-acid sequence MPQKDPCQKQACEIQKCLQANNYMESKCQAVIQELRKCCARYPTGRSRVCSGFEKEEEDQLPPKPASQ is encoded by the exons ATGCCGCAGAAGGATCCGTGCCAGAAACAAGCCTGTGAAATACAGAAATGTTTACAAG CCAATAACTACATGGAATCTAAGTGTCAGGCTGTCATCCAAGAACTGCGTAAGTGTTGTGCCCGGTACCCCACGGGGAGATCTCGCGTCTGTTCGGGAtttgagaaagaagaggaagaccaACTGCCGCCGAAGCCCGCCTCACAGTAA
- the MTCP1 gene encoding protein p13 MTCP-1: MAGEDVGAPPDHLWVHQEGIYRDEYQRTWVAVVEEETSFLRARVQQVQVPLGDAARPSHLLTSQLPLMWQLYPEERYMDNNSRLWQIQHHLMVRGVQELLLKLLPDD; this comes from the exons ATGGCAGGAGAGGATGTGGGGGCTCCACCCGATCACCTCTGGGTTCACCAAGAGGGTATCTACCGCGACGAATACCAGCGCACGTGGGTGGCCGTCGTGGAAGAG GAGACGAGTTTCCTAAGGGCCCGAGTTCAGCAAGTTCAGGTTCCTTTAGGTGACGCCGCCAGGCCAAGTCACCTTCTTACCTCCCAGCTACCTCTCATGTGGCAACTCTACCCTGAGGAGCGCTACATGGATAACAACTCTCGCTTGTGGCAGATCCAGCATCACTTAATG GTCAGGGGAGTACAGGAGCTGTTGCTTAAGCTTTTGCCTGATGATTAA